A region of Paenibacillus sp. JNUCC-31 DNA encodes the following proteins:
- a CDS encoding outer membrane protein assembly factor BamB family protein, translated as MKTGRKRQGTGYPWNIVAGIAALLVTGGLLMNTHSMALEGQGSGSVTQALSVKQNYKKGDKVTIAEGVPIYSQVVESSVSPDRMDIDGYSSAQGSLQIDAVRGEWVKLKGSDYTGFWIPGWYTSKESRSLTKISPQTFKLQSGSKLYLFPGSQASWSSGAFLKDQAFIVATTKDWYGVSIAPRVWNKESSIYRPALLWVKAKDVAEHAKVADGWFRQELSMPTTTVRHLTDMMLSQKTTSKQVAQWLGEPDWQEHSGNLNDTGYTMSIGKTWRYERADAHFLVTFNKSGRVVRTRWNIPQDDRNGVVSNWEFGRSDEYQFTTKIYGTTLPSTLPWKSVWTNQGDINYTFLQAATDDVLLMKGDDGGFSGGYYEGSVYALDRHSGRKLWEINGGFGRQQAEVDVGRQYVTIYTDYDPDKKEYVDRIRHLQLKSGDILWEYAPKQKFRLNGITAAKNVVIVNSAVVEGSSNGWLTVLDSTNGKTLWKRKLTTGYELLNKSVEDPYVMYWEKDKLIAADPQSGRTVWSIAAGKSTIEHPERNPYFDGIARIDPFEPAQPERWMLLDDQWVLVDLNTGQKLAQFTARVGQQIEVLNDGRVLIRDNKKGDIYGDYADFTTTLYDAKSGTKRWTLNSKIERGFVEDDQIYVIKNGYPAALAYDTGETHWSAQNTIAAFQYPTNQGSYMMIDDELLLPMGDDLLVMNKQDGTLLGRVHDVVMGNPEHRDRDAKNGTLNRIGNEVYIGSSNGRFSLYEASALKTDISR; from the coding sequence GTGAAGACGGGGCGTAAAAGGCAGGGGACGGGCTACCCATGGAACATCGTTGCTGGCATTGCAGCTCTGCTGGTTACGGGGGGGCTACTGATGAATACCCATTCAATGGCGCTGGAGGGGCAGGGTTCGGGTTCAGTAACGCAAGCGCTATCTGTAAAGCAGAATTATAAAAAGGGGGATAAAGTCACGATTGCAGAAGGAGTACCTATTTACAGCCAAGTGGTCGAGAGCAGTGTTTCCCCTGATCGGATGGACATAGACGGGTATAGCTCCGCTCAAGGAAGCTTGCAAATCGACGCTGTTCGCGGGGAATGGGTCAAACTAAAAGGTAGCGATTACACTGGATTTTGGATACCTGGCTGGTATACCTCCAAAGAAAGCCGAAGCCTGACGAAAATATCGCCACAGACGTTCAAGCTTCAATCGGGCAGCAAGCTGTATCTGTTTCCGGGAAGTCAGGCAAGCTGGTCTTCAGGGGCATTCCTGAAAGATCAGGCGTTCATTGTTGCGACGACGAAGGACTGGTATGGCGTGTCAATTGCCCCGCGCGTCTGGAACAAGGAATCGTCCATCTATCGTCCTGCATTGCTTTGGGTTAAGGCAAAGGATGTAGCAGAGCATGCCAAGGTTGCTGATGGCTGGTTTCGGCAGGAACTATCGATGCCAACAACGACGGTACGCCATTTGACAGATATGATGCTGAGCCAAAAAACAACCTCGAAACAGGTCGCGCAGTGGCTTGGCGAACCGGATTGGCAAGAGCATTCAGGCAATTTGAATGATACCGGTTATACGATGAGCATTGGGAAGACCTGGCGATACGAGCGAGCAGATGCTCATTTTCTCGTGACATTTAACAAGAGCGGCAGGGTGGTTCGAACGCGCTGGAATATACCGCAGGACGATCGAAACGGTGTAGTGTCTAATTGGGAATTTGGTCGTTCAGATGAATATCAGTTCACGACTAAAATCTATGGCACAACACTGCCTTCCACCTTACCCTGGAAATCGGTATGGACCAATCAGGGGGATATTAACTACACCTTTCTACAAGCAGCAACGGATGATGTGCTCCTGATGAAAGGGGATGACGGTGGATTTAGTGGTGGATATTACGAAGGTTCTGTTTACGCCCTTGATCGTCATTCCGGCCGGAAGTTATGGGAGATCAATGGTGGATTTGGAAGACAGCAGGCAGAGGTGGATGTCGGACGCCAATACGTCACAATCTATACCGATTATGACCCTGACAAGAAAGAATACGTGGATCGTATACGCCACCTCCAATTGAAGAGCGGTGATATTTTATGGGAGTATGCACCCAAGCAAAAATTCAGATTGAATGGCATCACGGCCGCAAAGAATGTCGTCATTGTGAACAGCGCGGTTGTTGAAGGATCGAGCAATGGCTGGTTGACGGTGCTGGACAGTACGAATGGTAAAACATTATGGAAACGAAAACTAACGACTGGGTATGAATTATTGAACAAGAGCGTGGAAGATCCTTATGTCATGTATTGGGAAAAGGATAAACTAATTGCAGCTGATCCGCAATCAGGCCGCACTGTATGGAGCATTGCAGCAGGGAAGTCGACGATAGAGCATCCCGAACGGAATCCTTATTTTGATGGAATTGCTCGTATTGATCCGTTTGAACCCGCACAGCCAGAACGCTGGATGCTGCTGGATGACCAGTGGGTGCTGGTCGATCTGAACACAGGACAGAAGCTTGCACAATTTACTGCCCGGGTTGGACAGCAAATTGAGGTGCTGAATGACGGCAGGGTGCTGATTCGTGATAACAAGAAAGGGGATATATACGGCGATTACGCAGATTTCACAACGACTCTGTACGATGCCAAGAGCGGCACAAAACGTTGGACGCTGAACAGCAAGATTGAACGAGGGTTCGTGGAGGACGATCAAATATATGTAATCAAGAACGGGTATCCGGCAGCCCTTGCCTATGATACAGGGGAGACCCATTGGTCCGCACAAAACACGATTGCTGCCTTTCAATACCCTACCAATCAGGGGAGTTACATGATGATTGATGATGAGCTTTTGCTGCCGATGGGTGACGATCTTCTGGTGATGAACAAACAAGACGGTACTTTGTTGGGGCGTGTGCATGACGTAGTGATGGGTAATCCGGAGCACCGGGATCGGGATGCGAAGAACGGGACCCTGAATCGGATTGGAAATGAAGTCTATATTGGTTCGTCCAATGGGCGGTTTAGTTTATATGAGGCAAGTGCCTTGAAAACGGATATCTCACGTTAA
- a CDS encoding methionine ABC transporter ATP-binding protein — protein MISLYGVSKRYNERGSREDQGFEALSSVSLEVGQGEIHGIIGSSGAGKSTLLRMLNGLERPDDGEVIVNGQHLTRMSEQSLRQVRRTIGMIFQHFNLVSNRTVSGNVCMPLELAGVSRSERVVRGHEVLRFVGLEDKANQYPAQLSGGQKQRVAIARALASRPDVLLCDEPTSSLDPQTTSGILEVLRHVNETLGVTIVLVTHEMEVARKLCDRISVMKEGRIVKTLSEAEVRSIPVPKPDLLTSLLMGEDASSMSGPNTSLHNGEDNNDDT, from the coding sequence ATGATTTCATTATACGGGGTAAGCAAGCGATATAACGAGCGTGGGTCCCGTGAAGATCAGGGATTCGAGGCGCTAAGCTCGGTGTCCCTAGAAGTAGGCCAGGGAGAGATCCACGGCATTATCGGCTCCAGTGGTGCGGGGAAATCTACGCTTCTGCGCATGCTCAATGGATTGGAGAGGCCGGATGACGGCGAAGTTATTGTGAACGGGCAGCATCTAACCCGGATGAGTGAGCAGAGTCTGCGTCAGGTGCGGAGGACCATTGGCATGATTTTTCAGCACTTCAATCTGGTCAGCAATCGGACCGTGAGCGGCAATGTCTGTATGCCTCTGGAACTTGCGGGTGTCTCCCGTTCCGAACGGGTTGTGCGGGGACATGAAGTCTTGAGATTTGTCGGACTTGAGGATAAGGCGAATCAGTATCCTGCACAGTTAAGCGGAGGTCAAAAGCAGCGTGTGGCCATCGCCAGAGCACTTGCCAGCCGTCCGGATGTGCTGCTCTGTGATGAACCGACATCTTCGCTCGATCCGCAGACAACGAGCGGAATTCTGGAAGTGCTGCGACACGTCAATGAGACGCTGGGTGTGACCATTGTGCTCGTTACACATGAGATGGAGGTTGCCCGAAAGCTCTGTGACCGGATATCGGTGATGAAGGAGGGACGGATTGTCAAAACGTTATCGGAGGCGGAAGTCCGCAGCATACCGGTACCGAAGCCTGATCTGCTGACATCGTTGCTGATGGGTGAAGATGCATCATCCATGAGTGGACCTAATACTTCTCTTCATAACGGGGAGGACAATAATGATGATACCTGA